The stretch of DNA TCCTAACGGCTACGCAGACGCTGTCAGCGGTGATCGGTTTGTGATGCCCGAGGAGCGACAGATGAGCTTCTCCTCTGTGCTGGACATCATTGAGGGAAAGGTGAGACACATGAGACCCCCCCAGAGACAGGTGAGACTGTGAGACAAGTGTCGCTCAGGCATGCTGCTGGCCTGATGAAGCTCGTCGTtgcaggtggaggtgggaggagTCTTCTACATTCAGAAGCAGTGCTCcaacctgctgcaggagctgcctGAGCTCACCGACGACCTGCAGCCTCACGTCCCCTGGATGAGTTCCGCACTGGGTGAGTTCACTGAACGAGCATGCTCAGACCTCGGAGCAGAGAGACCGCAACCAGGGCGACAGACTGAGGCTTCCAGGCTCCAGAGCGGTCAGGGCGGGCTCAGGACTTGGTGACATGTTGGTTGGGTTGTCGTTGAGCTGGAGCGAACACACAGTAAATAACAGCAGAGACGTGGCGGCTTATtgaaattaaaacatgtttcacactgtgtcatgttgaaGGAACAAGACTCATGAAACAGAAAATGTCGTCTCTGTGTTTAGGGAAGTTACCAGACGCTGTCAACTTTTGGCTCGGAGACCAAAACGCCGTCACCTCCAGTAAGCTGTGCTCCATGTgatggctgctgtgtgttcatgtgtgcgCTCagaatgttgtgtgtttacttccAGTGCACAAAGATCACTATGAGAATCTGTACTGTGTCGTCTCCGGAGAGAAACACTTCATCCTCCTGCCGCCCACGGACCGACCCTTCATCCCATATGGTACTGtctgtaaccatagcaaccacAATGTATCCTCAGCATCTCCCTGTAACTACAACGGTCTCTGTCAGGGTGGTACCAGCCAGCTGTTTACCGCCAGCGGGACGATGGCGACTTTGACGTTGTCGATTTGAGCGATTCAGAGAAGGTGTGTTTAGCGTCTGCTGGGTAATCTTAGCGCTGTCTTTAAAACACCGcatgctgacctctgacccttcCTCAGGTGCCATGGATCCCCCTGGACCCTCTGGACCCAGACCTAGAGCGGTATCCACAGTACCAACAGGCTCGGCCGCTCCGCTGCACCGTAAAGGCCGGAGAGATGCTGTTCCTGCCGTCCCTGTGGTTCCACCATGTGCGGCAGTCACATGGCTGCACCGCAGGTACCTGTCACagacacctgaacgcaccatgccactgtcacagacacctgaacgcaccatgacactgtcacagacacctgaacgcaccatgacaCTGTCACAGACACCTGAATGCAACATGTCACTGTCACAGACAGC from Parambassis ranga chromosome 22, fParRan2.1, whole genome shotgun sequence encodes:
- the LOC114427895 gene encoding bifunctional peptidase and (3S)-lysyl hydroxylase Jmjd7-like: MESVRRRVAEFSVEARDLYLSQSVPYLDEPPDPLQFYRDWIGPNKPCIIRNAFNHWPALSRWTPQYLREKVGSKVISVAVTPNGYADAVSGDRFVMPEERQMSFSSVLDIIEGKVEVGGVFYIQKQCSNLLQELPELTDDLQPHVPWMSSALGKLPDAVNFWLGDQNAVTSMHKDHYENLYCVVSGEKHFILLPPTDRPFIPYGWYQPAVYRQRDDGDFDVVDLSDSEKVPWIPLDPLDPDLERYPQYQQARPLRCTVKAGEMLFLPSLWFHHVRQSHGCTAVNFWYDMEYDIKYNYFQLLEALSDVTAAT